In the Scyliorhinus torazame isolate Kashiwa2021f chromosome 4, sScyTor2.1, whole genome shotgun sequence genome, one interval contains:
- the mycn gene encoding N-myc protein isoform X1, with product MRGKMPGIMSSSSSSSPSSSSSPSTSSATSSIRPPLCKNYDLEYDSYQPYFYPDDYGPEADFYPPSEDIWKKFELLPTPPLSPSRAGRCRGGSEDWVSELLLLDGDGEAEEPGGGGLHCCRAGGRSHLSAIVLQDCMWSGFSAREKLEKVVSEKLSAAQAAQQGKAAAAAAPGAPAGGPAGGESSAAASSRGCIALGAEGSASAGRLPGHAELRHPASQCVDPAVVFPFPLNQDAASSRGGAAADGAASLGSSGNETPSDSEEDEDDDEEEEEEEDEEEEEEEEEEEIDVVTVEKRRSSSNKHVTTLTVTVRPHNLSCGPSKNHNASLLKRCAPIHQQHNYAAPSPYTECDEMPPLKKVKSEPVRLAKQVAPSRSKSVSPRGSDSEDNERRRTHNILERQRRNDLRSSFLTLRDQIPELVKNDKAAKVIILKKATEYVRALQSEEQKLLSEKEKLKAKQQLLVKRLEGIRTR from the exons ATGCGAGG AAAGATGCCTGGGATCATGTCATCCAGCAGCTCATCCTCGCCCAGTTcctcttcttccccctccacctcctctgcaacctcctccatccgCCCTCCTCTCTGCAAGAACTACGACCTGGAGTATGACTCCTACCAGCCCTATTTCTACCCGGACGACTACGGCCCCGAGGCGGATTTCTACCCACCCAGCGAGGACATCTGGAAGAAGTTCGAGCTGCTGCCCACCCCCCCGCTGTCGCCCAGCCGGGCGGGCAGGTGCCGGGGGGGCAGCGAGGACTGGGTGTCCGAGCTGCTGCTGCTGGACGGGGACGGCGAGGCGGAGGAGCCCGGCGGCGGGGGGCTGCACTGCTGCCGGGCGGGGGGCCGGAGCCACCTGAGCGCTATCGTCCTGCAGGACTGCATGTGGAGCGGCTTCTCGGCCCGGGAGAAGCTGGAGAAGGTGGTGAGCGAGAAACTGAGCGCGGCCCAGGCGGCTCAGCAGGGCAAGGCTGCTGCGGCGGCGGCGCCCGGGGCTCCGGCTGGCGGCCCGGCCGGGGGGGAGAGCAGCGCCGCCGCCAGCAGCAGAGGCTGCATCGCCCTGGGAGCAGAAGGCTCGGCCTCCGCCGGCAGACTCCCCGGCCACGCCGAGCTCCGCCACCCCGCCAGCCAGTGCGTGGACCCGGCTGTCGTCTTCCCCTTCCCGCTGAACCAGGACGCGGCTTCTTCCCGGGGAGGAGCGGCCGCTGACGGCGCCGCATCGCTGGGCAGCTCCGGCAACGAGACCCCCAGTGACTCCG AGGAAGATGAGGATGAcgatgaagaggaggaggaagaagaagatgaggaggaagaagaagaggaggaggaggaagaaattGATGTGGTGACAGTTGAAAAGCGGCGGTCATCATCGAACAAACACGTGACCACCCTTACTGTGACTGTGCGCCCCCACAACTTGAGCTGTGGGCCATCGAAGAACCACAATGCCTCTCTGCTGAAAAGGTGTGCTCCGATACACCAGCAGCACAACTATGCTGCGCCATCGCCCTACACAGAGTGTGATGAGATGCCGCCTCTGAAGAAAGTGAAGAGCGAGCCCGTGCGTCTCGCCAAGCAAGTGGCCCCTTCTAGATCCAAGAGCGTGAGCCCCCGTGGATCTGACTCCGAAGACAATGAGCGGCGGCGCACTCACAACATTCTTGAGCGCCAGCGGCGGAATGACCTACGCTCCAGCTTCCTTACCTTGCGGGACCAAATACCAGAACTTGTGAAAAATGACAAGGCAGCAAAAGTCATCATTCTGAAAAAGGCCACTGAGTACGTGCGGGCTCTCCAGTCTGAAGAGCAGAAACTGTTGTCAGAAAAAGAGAAATTGAAAGCCAAGCAACAACTGCTGGTAAAGAGACTGGAGGGAATAAGGACTCGCTAG
- the mycn gene encoding N-myc protein isoform X2 encodes MPGIMSSSSSSSPSSSSSPSTSSATSSIRPPLCKNYDLEYDSYQPYFYPDDYGPEADFYPPSEDIWKKFELLPTPPLSPSRAGRCRGGSEDWVSELLLLDGDGEAEEPGGGGLHCCRAGGRSHLSAIVLQDCMWSGFSAREKLEKVVSEKLSAAQAAQQGKAAAAAAPGAPAGGPAGGESSAAASSRGCIALGAEGSASAGRLPGHAELRHPASQCVDPAVVFPFPLNQDAASSRGGAAADGAASLGSSGNETPSDSEEDEDDDEEEEEEEDEEEEEEEEEEEIDVVTVEKRRSSSNKHVTTLTVTVRPHNLSCGPSKNHNASLLKRCAPIHQQHNYAAPSPYTECDEMPPLKKVKSEPVRLAKQVAPSRSKSVSPRGSDSEDNERRRTHNILERQRRNDLRSSFLTLRDQIPELVKNDKAAKVIILKKATEYVRALQSEEQKLLSEKEKLKAKQQLLVKRLEGIRTR; translated from the exons ATGCCTGGGATCATGTCATCCAGCAGCTCATCCTCGCCCAGTTcctcttcttccccctccacctcctctgcaacctcctccatccgCCCTCCTCTCTGCAAGAACTACGACCTGGAGTATGACTCCTACCAGCCCTATTTCTACCCGGACGACTACGGCCCCGAGGCGGATTTCTACCCACCCAGCGAGGACATCTGGAAGAAGTTCGAGCTGCTGCCCACCCCCCCGCTGTCGCCCAGCCGGGCGGGCAGGTGCCGGGGGGGCAGCGAGGACTGGGTGTCCGAGCTGCTGCTGCTGGACGGGGACGGCGAGGCGGAGGAGCCCGGCGGCGGGGGGCTGCACTGCTGCCGGGCGGGGGGCCGGAGCCACCTGAGCGCTATCGTCCTGCAGGACTGCATGTGGAGCGGCTTCTCGGCCCGGGAGAAGCTGGAGAAGGTGGTGAGCGAGAAACTGAGCGCGGCCCAGGCGGCTCAGCAGGGCAAGGCTGCTGCGGCGGCGGCGCCCGGGGCTCCGGCTGGCGGCCCGGCCGGGGGGGAGAGCAGCGCCGCCGCCAGCAGCAGAGGCTGCATCGCCCTGGGAGCAGAAGGCTCGGCCTCCGCCGGCAGACTCCCCGGCCACGCCGAGCTCCGCCACCCCGCCAGCCAGTGCGTGGACCCGGCTGTCGTCTTCCCCTTCCCGCTGAACCAGGACGCGGCTTCTTCCCGGGGAGGAGCGGCCGCTGACGGCGCCGCATCGCTGGGCAGCTCCGGCAACGAGACCCCCAGTGACTCCG AGGAAGATGAGGATGAcgatgaagaggaggaggaagaagaagatgaggaggaagaagaagaggaggaggaggaagaaattGATGTGGTGACAGTTGAAAAGCGGCGGTCATCATCGAACAAACACGTGACCACCCTTACTGTGACTGTGCGCCCCCACAACTTGAGCTGTGGGCCATCGAAGAACCACAATGCCTCTCTGCTGAAAAGGTGTGCTCCGATACACCAGCAGCACAACTATGCTGCGCCATCGCCCTACACAGAGTGTGATGAGATGCCGCCTCTGAAGAAAGTGAAGAGCGAGCCCGTGCGTCTCGCCAAGCAAGTGGCCCCTTCTAGATCCAAGAGCGTGAGCCCCCGTGGATCTGACTCCGAAGACAATGAGCGGCGGCGCACTCACAACATTCTTGAGCGCCAGCGGCGGAATGACCTACGCTCCAGCTTCCTTACCTTGCGGGACCAAATACCAGAACTTGTGAAAAATGACAAGGCAGCAAAAGTCATCATTCTGAAAAAGGCCACTGAGTACGTGCGGGCTCTCCAGTCTGAAGAGCAGAAACTGTTGTCAGAAAAAGAGAAATTGAAAGCCAAGCAACAACTGCTGGTAAAGAGACTGGAGGGAATAAGGACTCGCTAG